CGTAGAAGAGAACTCATTGTTCGCGGTGCATGAGCATCCGAATCCGGAGTGTCCGGTGGGGAAGAACATCGCCGGAGCCATCGTTCCTGTATTCTCGCAGGCACAGAAGGCGATGGAGGATGAATTGCAGAAAGTTACGCTGCATCAGATCGTCCATCAGATTCCGGCAGGCTGAGACCGCCGCGTTAATTTTAAGCAAATCTTCAGCCTTGCTTTATATGTTTTTAAGGTTCGGGGAGTATAGTTAAGATCTCCACCCCCCAGTGGAACCATTGTTGTCAGACTCTGCCGTGCCTCGGCGGGGTCTTTCGCTGTGTATAGGGGGATTTTCTTATTTTTCATCAAACCTTTAGGTGCTTTTCATCTGGCGTTAAGCTTCGGCTGTTATATTAATCACATGACCCCTTACAATAGACATTGGCCCTGCCGGTTCCCGGCAGGGCCCCTTTTTTGGGACAATGCACATTTCCTGCGGTGTTCTTTACACAGGTTAGCCGATCGTATAGACTGACACAAGGGTGATTGGAGCCGGCAAGAAGCAGCAGCACTAATATAGTTGATGTCCAGTGAATAAACCGGGGAGTGATCTCGTAATGGTTATATTTTGCAACGGGGACCTGAGTGTCCGCAGACTGGAACGGGAAGATGCACCACTGCTGGTCCGGTGGCTTTCAGACCCGGCTGTGCTGGAGTATTACGGCGGCCGGGACTGTCCGCATGATATGGAGAAGGTGCAGGCGGAGTTTTATAGCAGGGAAGAGGAAGAGATTCATCGCGGGATTGTTCAGTTTAAGGGCCGGGATATAGGCTATATCCAGTTCTATCCTGTTGGCAGTGAAGAGAAGGATGTGTATGGATACGCAGATTATACAGGCAGAATCTATGGCATGGATCAGTTTATCGGCGAACCCCAATTATGGAACCAGGGCATCGGATCGCTGCTTGTCGGCGGCATGGTACAGCATCTGGTCGAAGTGGAACAGGCTGACCTTATTGTCATGGACCCGCAATGCCGGAACCACA
This region of Paenibacillus sp. FSL K6-1096 genomic DNA includes:
- a CDS encoding GNAT family N-acetyltransferase; translation: MVIFCNGDLSVRRLEREDAPLLVRWLSDPAVLEYYGGRDCPHDMEKVQAEFYSREEEEIHRGIVQFKGRDIGYIQFYPVGSEEKDVYGYADYTGRIYGMDQFIGEPQLWNQGIGSLLVGGMVQHLVEVEQADLIVMDPQCRNHRALRVYEKNGFVRGKLLPEREWHEGERRDCWLLSYTPT